The following coding sequences are from one Triticum dicoccoides isolate Atlit2015 ecotype Zavitan chromosome 4A, WEW_v2.0, whole genome shotgun sequence window:
- the LOC119285348 gene encoding two-component response regulator-like PRR73 isoform X3, translating to MYKWPGTLLKRCQVIAAENGLHAWQYLEDVQNRIDLVLTEVAMPCLCLLSKITSHSICKGIPVIMMSKNDSMSTVFRCLSKGAVDFLVKPIRKNELKTLWQHIWRRCHSSSGSESGIHTQKCSKPKAGDEYENNSGGSHDDDDDDDDDADDDFSVGPNARDGSDNGSGTQSSWTKRAVEIDSPQLVSSDHLADSPDSTCAQVIHPRSEIGSNRWLPTANKRNINNQKENNDDSMGKYLEIGAPRNSSLGYQSSPNEMSVNPTEKQHENLTCQNKSVNKIVIDKPTSQTADLISSIARNTESKQTARITDAPDCSSKMPNGNEMKNDSPINMPSQELGLNISETTRCGTEIHDERSILKRSNISAFTRYHTPMASDQGGAAFRGSCSPQDNSSEAVKTNSTCKMESNSDAAQIKQGSNGSSNNNDMGSSTKNAIAKPCTDRERVMSPSLVKSNQQTSAFHPMQHRVSPADAARKDKAAEEIANAVKVGHSSEAQQSSVQHHHHAHYYRHVMAQQQTLIDRASNARCGSSNASDLPLEGHAANYGVNGSVSGSNNGSNTQNGSSSAPNIARPNLDSGTMDKTEAGGGNGSGSGPSGSGNDMVCQNQLSQREAAVNKFRQKRKERNFGKKVRYQSRKRLAEQQPRVRGQFVRQSGQEDDAGQAADR from the exons ATGTATAAATGGCCAGGAACTTTGTTAAAAAGATGCCAAG TTATCGCTGCTGAGAATGGATTGCATGCATGGCAATATCTTGAAGATGTGCAAAACCGTATTGACCTTGTATTAACTGAGGTCGCCATGCCTTGTCTATGTCTACTCAGTAAGATCACGAGTCACAGTATTTGCAAGGGCATTCCTGTGATCA TGATGTCTAAGAATGACTCGATGAGTACAGTCTTTAGGTGTCTATCAAAGGGAGCAGTTGACTTCTTAGTGAAGCCGATACGGAAGAATGAACTTAAGACCCTTTGGCAGCATATATGGAGGCGATGCCACAGT TCCAGTGGAAGTGAAAGTGGCATCCATACACAAAAATGTTCCAAGCCGAAGGCTGGTGATGAATATGAGAACAACAGTGGCGGCagtcatgatgatgatgacgatgacgatgatgatgctgatgacgacTTTAGTGTTGGGCCCAATGCTAGGGATGGCAGTGATAATGGCAGTGGCACTCAG AGTTCATGGACGAAGCGTGCTGTGGAGATTGATAGCCCACAACTTGTGTCTTCTGATCATCTAGCAGATTCACCTGATAGTACTTGTGCGCAAGTAATTCACCCCAGATCAGAGATAGGCAGCAATAGGTGGTTGCCGACTGCAAATAAAAGGAACATCAATAATCAAAAAGAAAATAATG ATGACTCCATGGGGAAATACTTAGAAATAGGCGCTCCTAGAAATTCAAGTCTTGGGTATCAATCTTCTCCAAATGAGATGTCTGTTAATCCAACAGAAAAACAGCATGAGAATCTCACATGTCAAAACAAGTCAGTAAACAAAATAGTCATCGACAAACCAACTAGTCAAACTGCTGATTTGATTAGTTCAATAGCCAGAAACACAGAATCGAAACAGACTGCTAGAATCACTGATGCACCTGACTGCTCCTCCAAGATGCCAAACGGGAATGAAATGAAAAACGATTCTCCCATCAACATGCCATCCCAAGAGCTGGGTCTGAATATATCGGAAACAACTAGATGTGGAACTGAAATCCATGATGAACGAAGTATTCTGAAAAGATCAAATATCTCAGCATTCACCAG GTACCATACTCCCATGGCTTCCGATCAAGGTGGGGCAGCATTTCGGGGAAGCTGTTCACCTCAAGATAACAGCTCAGAGGCTGTGAAAACGAACTCCACCTGCAAGATGGAGTCAAATTCAGATGCTGCTCAAATAAAGCAGGGCTCAAATGGCAGTAGCAACAACAATGACATGGGCTCCAGTACCAAGAATGCCATCGCAAAGCCTTGTACAGACAGGGAGAGAGTTATGTCACCATCACTTGTTAAATCAAACCAGCAGACTTCAGCATTCCATCCGATGCAGCACCGAGTGTCACCAGCTGACGCAGCACGCAAGGACAAagctgctgaagaaattgccaatGCAGTGAAAGTGGGCCACTCAAGTGAGGCACAGCAAAGCTCTGTGCAGCATCACCATCATGCACACTATTACCGCCATGTTATGGCACAGCAACAGACATTAATTGACCGTGCATCAAACGCCCGGTGTGGTTCATCCAATGCGTCTGATTTACCCCTGGAAGGTCATGCTGCCAACTATGGTGTGAACGGGAGCGTCTCAGGCAGCAATAATGGAAGCAATACGCAAAACGGAAGTAGCTCCGCTCCCAATATTGCAAGGCCAAACCTGGACAGTGGTACCATGGACAAAACTGAGGCTGGCGGTGGCAACGGTAGTGGGAGCGGGCCGAGCGGTAGTGGCAATGACATGGTATGTCAGAATCAGCTCAGCCAACGAGAAGCTGCAGTGAACAAATTCAGGCAGAAGCGGAAAGAGAGGAACTTCGGGAAAAAG GTGCGGTACCAAAGCAGGAAGAGACTTGCCGAGCAGCAGCCACGTGTCCGTGGGCAATTCGTCCGACAGTCTGGACAAGAAGATGACGCAGGCCAAGCAGCAGACAGATGA
- the LOC119288762 gene encoding probable serine/threonine-protein kinase PBL7 isoform X2 has product MGCCTSSQKKGAAAGDRRKEPAEKPSQIAPAASPSPTPSPSAEMSRLEASQGAVRTKLISSPGLHTNRLSFTYEELNAATLGFPQDHFLGEGGFGKVYKGVLDGNEVAIKILNPNGLQGNREFCTEVMVLSRMHHPNLVKLVGFCTDDDQRLLVYEYMPLGSLETHIFDLPPNKKPLDWNTRINILAGAAQGLKHLHVNCNPPIINRDVKCANILLGEEYHPKLADFGLAKLGPTGDDTHVSTRVMGTPGYCAPEYLESGQLTIKSDVYSFGVVILEVITGRKALDQSRIKAERSLAEWNYSLLPPNAIMAVPRTILCLPGISLATPLINRRDFAMLADPALGNQYSMTSLYQVLSVARMCLNTTASQRPQITDVAAALAHISKSRRTRRPAHQQSAAQVHQPGEDI; this is encoded by the exons ATGGGGTGCTGCACCTCGTCGCAGAAGAAGGGCGCCGCGGCGGGGGACAGGAGGAAGGAGCCCGCCGAGAAGCCGTCCCAGAtcgcgccggccgcctcgccgtcgcccacgCCCTCGCCATCAGCTG AGATGTCAAGATTAGAGGCCAGTCAGGGGGCCGTGCGCACTAAGTTGATCTCAAGCCCTGGTCTGCATACCAATCGCCTATCTTTCACCTACGAGGAGCTGAATGCGGCGACATTGGGCTTCCCACAAGATCACTTTCTAGGAGAGGGTGGGTTCGGAAAGGTTTATAAAGGTGTGCTGGACGGCAACGAG GTTGCTATAAAGATTCTCAACCCCAATGGATTGCAAGGGAACAGAGAGTTCTGCACAGAAGTTATGGTGTTGAGCAGGATGCATCACCCGAATCTCGTCAAGCTTGTTGGCTTCTGCACTGATGATGATCAGAGGCTTTTAGTCTATGAATACATGCCTCTGGGTTCATTGGAAACTCATATTTTTG ATCTTCCCCCTAATAAGAAGCCTCTTGACTGGAATACAAGGATAAATATACTTGCTGGGGCAGCTCAAGGCCTGAAGCATTTGCATGTTAACTGCAACCCTCCTATCATAAACCGTGACGTGAAGTGTGCGAATATTTTGCTTGGTGAGGAATATCATCCAAAGCTGGCCGACTTTGGCTTGGCAAAGCTAGGTCCGACTGGCGACGATACTCATGTTTCAACTAGAGTGATGGGTACACCTGGGTATTGTGCGCCGGAGTATCTTGAGAGCGGTCAGTTGACTATCAAGTCAGATGTCTACAGCTTTGGTGTTGTCATACTGGAGGTAATCACAGGAAGAAAGGCTTTAGATCAGAGTCGAATCAAAGCTGAGCGTAGCCTTGCTGAATGG AACTACTCCTTGCTTCCCCCCAATGCTATAATGGCTGTACCAAGGACAATATTGTGTTTACCTGGTATATCTTTG GCCACCCCTTTGATCAACCGGAGGGATTTTGCAATGTTGGCAGATCCAGCACTTGGCAATCAGTACAGCATGACATCATTGTACCAAGTCCTTTCCGTTGCTCGAATGTGCCTGAATACAACAGCCAGCCAGAGACCTCAGATTACAGACGTAGCTGCCGCTCTCGCTCACATCTCAAAGTCCAGAAGAACGCGGCGACCAGCCCACCAGCAGTCAGCAGCTCAAGTTCACCAACCCGGGGAAGATATATAA
- the LOC119288762 gene encoding serine/threonine-protein kinase PBL27-like isoform X1 has product MGCCTSSQKKGAAAGDRRKEPAEKPSQIAPAASPSPTPSPSAEMSRLEASQGAVRTKLISSPGLHTNRLSFTYEELNAATLGFPQDHFLGEGGFGKVYKGVLDGNEVAIKILNPNGLQGNREFCTEVMVLSRMHHPNLVKLVGFCTDDDQRLLVYEYMPLGSLETHIFDLPPNKKPLDWNTRINILAGAAQGLKHLHVNCNPPIINRDVKCANILLGEEYHPKLADFGLAKLGPTGDDTHVSTRVMGTPGYCAPEYLESGQLTIKSDVYSFGVVILEVITGRKALDQSRIKAERSLAEWATPLINRRDFAMLADPALGNQYSMTSLYQVLSVARMCLNTTASQRPQITDVAAALAHISKSRRTRRPAHQQSAAQVHQPGEDI; this is encoded by the exons ATGGGGTGCTGCACCTCGTCGCAGAAGAAGGGCGCCGCGGCGGGGGACAGGAGGAAGGAGCCCGCCGAGAAGCCGTCCCAGAtcgcgccggccgcctcgccgtcgcccacgCCCTCGCCATCAGCTG AGATGTCAAGATTAGAGGCCAGTCAGGGGGCCGTGCGCACTAAGTTGATCTCAAGCCCTGGTCTGCATACCAATCGCCTATCTTTCACCTACGAGGAGCTGAATGCGGCGACATTGGGCTTCCCACAAGATCACTTTCTAGGAGAGGGTGGGTTCGGAAAGGTTTATAAAGGTGTGCTGGACGGCAACGAG GTTGCTATAAAGATTCTCAACCCCAATGGATTGCAAGGGAACAGAGAGTTCTGCACAGAAGTTATGGTGTTGAGCAGGATGCATCACCCGAATCTCGTCAAGCTTGTTGGCTTCTGCACTGATGATGATCAGAGGCTTTTAGTCTATGAATACATGCCTCTGGGTTCATTGGAAACTCATATTTTTG ATCTTCCCCCTAATAAGAAGCCTCTTGACTGGAATACAAGGATAAATATACTTGCTGGGGCAGCTCAAGGCCTGAAGCATTTGCATGTTAACTGCAACCCTCCTATCATAAACCGTGACGTGAAGTGTGCGAATATTTTGCTTGGTGAGGAATATCATCCAAAGCTGGCCGACTTTGGCTTGGCAAAGCTAGGTCCGACTGGCGACGATACTCATGTTTCAACTAGAGTGATGGGTACACCTGGGTATTGTGCGCCGGAGTATCTTGAGAGCGGTCAGTTGACTATCAAGTCAGATGTCTACAGCTTTGGTGTTGTCATACTGGAGGTAATCACAGGAAGAAAGGCTTTAGATCAGAGTCGAATCAAAGCTGAGCGTAGCCTTGCTGAATGG GCCACCCCTTTGATCAACCGGAGGGATTTTGCAATGTTGGCAGATCCAGCACTTGGCAATCAGTACAGCATGACATCATTGTACCAAGTCCTTTCCGTTGCTCGAATGTGCCTGAATACAACAGCCAGCCAGAGACCTCAGATTACAGACGTAGCTGCCGCTCTCGCTCACATCTCAAAGTCCAGAAGAACGCGGCGACCAGCCCACCAGCAGTCAGCAGCTCAAGTTCACCAACCCGGGGAAGATATATAA
- the LOC119285348 gene encoding two-component response regulator-like PRR73 isoform X2, whose translation MVSAGQAGADGPSTSDIRGTGNGALENGHALKANEDKEWRGGSKEEDWPSTHSAPPGLDEHKQQQGRVIRWEKFLPVETLRVLLVENDDCTRHVVRALLRKCGYEVIAAENGLHAWQYLEDVQNRIDLVLTEVAMPCLCLLSKITSHSICKGIPVIMMSKNDSMSTVFRCLSKGAVDFLVKPIRKNELKTLWQHIWRRCHSSSGSESGIHTQKCSKPKAGDEYENNSGGSHDDDDDDDDDADDDFSVGPNARDGSDNGSGTQSSWTKRAVEIDSPQLVSSDHLADSPDSTCAQVIHPRSEIGSNRWLPTANKRNINNQKENNDDSMGKYLEIGAPRNSSLGYQSSPNEMSVNPTEKQHENLTCQNKSVNKIVIDKPTSQTADLISSIARNTESKQTARITDAPDCSSKMPNGNEMKNDSPINMPSQELGLNISETTRCGTEIHDERSILKRSNISAFTRYHTPMASDQGGAAFRGSCSPQDNSSEAVKTNSTCKMESNSDAAQIKQGSNGSSNNNDMGSSTKNAIAKPCTDRERVMSPSLVKSNQQTSAFHPMQHRVSPADAARKDKAAEEIANAVKVGHSSEAQQSSVQHHHHAHYYRHVMAQQQTLIDRASNARCGSSNASDLPLEGHAANYGVNGSVSGSNNGSNTQNGSSSAPNIARPNLDSGTMDKTEAGGGNGSGSGPSGSGNDMVCQNQLSQREAAVNKFRQKRKERNFGKKVRYQSRKRLAEQQPRVRGQFVRQSGQEDDAGQAADR comes from the exons ATGGTGAGCGCCGGTCAAGCTGGCGCGGACGGACCTTCCACCAGTGATATTAGGGGAACGGGAAACGGCGCCTTAGAGAATGGCCATGCCCTCAAGGCAAACGAGGACAAGGAATGGAGGGGCGGCAGCAAGGAAGAGGACTGGCCCAGCACGCACAGTGCGCCGCCAGGCTTGGACGAGCACAAGCAGCAGCAAGGCCGGGTCATCCGCTGGGAGAAGTTCCTGCCGGTGGAGaca ctaaggGTCTTGCTGGTGGAGAACGATGACTGTACCCGACATGTTGTCCGTGCTCTGCTCCGTAAGTGTGGCTATGAAg TTATCGCTGCTGAGAATGGATTGCATGCATGGCAATATCTTGAAGATGTGCAAAACCGTATTGACCTTGTATTAACTGAGGTCGCCATGCCTTGTCTATGTCTACTCAGTAAGATCACGAGTCACAGTATTTGCAAGGGCATTCCTGTGATCA TGATGTCTAAGAATGACTCGATGAGTACAGTCTTTAGGTGTCTATCAAAGGGAGCAGTTGACTTCTTAGTGAAGCCGATACGGAAGAATGAACTTAAGACCCTTTGGCAGCATATATGGAGGCGATGCCACAGT TCCAGTGGAAGTGAAAGTGGCATCCATACACAAAAATGTTCCAAGCCGAAGGCTGGTGATGAATATGAGAACAACAGTGGCGGCagtcatgatgatgatgacgatgacgatgatgatgctgatgacgacTTTAGTGTTGGGCCCAATGCTAGGGATGGCAGTGATAATGGCAGTGGCACTCAG AGTTCATGGACGAAGCGTGCTGTGGAGATTGATAGCCCACAACTTGTGTCTTCTGATCATCTAGCAGATTCACCTGATAGTACTTGTGCGCAAGTAATTCACCCCAGATCAGAGATAGGCAGCAATAGGTGGTTGCCGACTGCAAATAAAAGGAACATCAATAATCAAAAAGAAAATAATG ATGACTCCATGGGGAAATACTTAGAAATAGGCGCTCCTAGAAATTCAAGTCTTGGGTATCAATCTTCTCCAAATGAGATGTCTGTTAATCCAACAGAAAAACAGCATGAGAATCTCACATGTCAAAACAAGTCAGTAAACAAAATAGTCATCGACAAACCAACTAGTCAAACTGCTGATTTGATTAGTTCAATAGCCAGAAACACAGAATCGAAACAGACTGCTAGAATCACTGATGCACCTGACTGCTCCTCCAAGATGCCAAACGGGAATGAAATGAAAAACGATTCTCCCATCAACATGCCATCCCAAGAGCTGGGTCTGAATATATCGGAAACAACTAGATGTGGAACTGAAATCCATGATGAACGAAGTATTCTGAAAAGATCAAATATCTCAGCATTCACCAG GTACCATACTCCCATGGCTTCCGATCAAGGTGGGGCAGCATTTCGGGGAAGCTGTTCACCTCAAGATAACAGCTCAGAGGCTGTGAAAACGAACTCCACCTGCAAGATGGAGTCAAATTCAGATGCTGCTCAAATAAAGCAGGGCTCAAATGGCAGTAGCAACAACAATGACATGGGCTCCAGTACCAAGAATGCCATCGCAAAGCCTTGTACAGACAGGGAGAGAGTTATGTCACCATCACTTGTTAAATCAAACCAGCAGACTTCAGCATTCCATCCGATGCAGCACCGAGTGTCACCAGCTGACGCAGCACGCAAGGACAAagctgctgaagaaattgccaatGCAGTGAAAGTGGGCCACTCAAGTGAGGCACAGCAAAGCTCTGTGCAGCATCACCATCATGCACACTATTACCGCCATGTTATGGCACAGCAACAGACATTAATTGACCGTGCATCAAACGCCCGGTGTGGTTCATCCAATGCGTCTGATTTACCCCTGGAAGGTCATGCTGCCAACTATGGTGTGAACGGGAGCGTCTCAGGCAGCAATAATGGAAGCAATACGCAAAACGGAAGTAGCTCCGCTCCCAATATTGCAAGGCCAAACCTGGACAGTGGTACCATGGACAAAACTGAGGCTGGCGGTGGCAACGGTAGTGGGAGCGGGCCGAGCGGTAGTGGCAATGACATGGTATGTCAGAATCAGCTCAGCCAACGAGAAGCTGCAGTGAACAAATTCAGGCAGAAGCGGAAAGAGAGGAACTTCGGGAAAAAG GTGCGGTACCAAAGCAGGAAGAGACTTGCCGAGCAGCAGCCACGTGTCCGTGGGCAATTCGTCCGACAGTCTGGACAAGAAGATGACGCAGGCCAAGCAGCAGACAGATGA
- the LOC119285347 gene encoding elongator complex protein 6-like, translating into MEEYGGGDLLGEAMCAGARVVVVEDCVEAPAAFVLHLLLKRALAAGGGGGAALLALAHPFSHYDRVLRKMGCNLSMHRKSERLHFFDLQAFPGGTRGGAIADSLAQLYSAVQRVVETYRAGENAGRLTVMIDDVSLLEVAANGSADDVLDFLHYCVTLTSEMNCLLVVLIHEDIYSSEDGVGLLAHLRYIADLVIKAAPLSTGLAADVHGQLSVVNKGMLIEQRPAKGQKVWNFHFKVKENGADFFYPGSRH; encoded by the exons ATGGAGGAGTACGGCGGGGGGGACCTGCTGGGCGAGGCCATGTGCGCCGGcgcgcgggtggtggtggtggaggactgCGTGGAGGCGCCCGCCGCcttcgtcctccacctcctcctcaagcgCGCGCTCGCcgcgggcggtggcggtggcgcggcGCTCCTCGCCCTCGCGCACCCCTTCTCGCACTACGACCGCGTCCTCCGCAAGATG GGCTGTAACTTATCCATGCATAGGAAGAGTGAGAGGCTTCATTTCTTTGACTTGCAGGCGTTCCCAG GTGGAACAAGGGGAGGTGCCATTGCTGATAGCTTAGCTCAGCTGTATAGTGCTGTTCAGAGAGTGGTGGAGACATACAGGGCTGGAGAAAATGCAGGTCGGCTCACGGTTATGATAGATGATGTTTCACTCTTGGAAGTTGCTGCCAATGGTTCTGCAGATGATGTCTTGGACTTCTTGCATTATTGTGTGACACTTACGTCTGAGATG AATTGCTTGCTTGTGGTTCTTATTCATGAGGATATTTATTCAAGCGAGGATGGTGTGGGACTTCTGGCACATCTGCGCTATATTGCGGATCTTGTGATTAAAGCAGCACCTCTGAGCACTGGTTTAGCCGCTGATGTTCATGGACAG CTGTCAGTGGTAAACAAAGGAATGCTCATCGAGCAGAGGCCGGCGAAAGGGCAGAAAGTTTGGAACTTCCATTTTAAGGTGAAGGAAAACGGCGCAGACTTCTTCTACCCAGGGAGCAGACATTAG
- the LOC119285348 gene encoding two-component response regulator-like PRR73 isoform X1, which translates to MVSAGQAGADGPSTSDIRGTGNGALENGHALKANEDKEWRGGSKEEDWPSTHSAPPGLDEHKQQQGRVIRWEKFLPVETLRVLLVENDDCTRHVVRALLRKCGYEVIAAENGLHAWQYLEDVQNRIDLVLTEVAMPCLCLLSKITSHSICKGIPVIMMSKNDSMSTVFRCLSKGAVDFLVKPIRKNELKTLWQHIWRRCHSSSGSESGIHTQKCSKPKAGDEYENNSGGSHDDDDDDDDDADDDFSVGPNARDGSDNGSGTQSSWTKRAVEIDSPQLVSSDHLADSPDSTCAQVIHPRSEIGSNRWLPTANKRNINNQKENNDDSMGKYLEIGAPRNSSLGYQSSPNEMSVNPTEKQHENLTCQNKSVNKIVIDKPTSQTADLISSIARNTESKQTARITDAPDCSSKMPNGNEMKNDSPINMPSQELGLNISETTRCGTEIHDERSILKRSNISAFTRYHTPMASDQGGAAFRGSCSPQDNSSEAVKTNSTCKMESNSDAAQIKQGSNGSSNNNDMGSSTKNAIAKPCTDRERVMSPSLVKSNQQTSAFHPMQHRVSPADAARKDKAAEEIANAVKVGHSSEAQQSSVQHHHHAHYYRHVMAQQQTLIDRASNARCGSSNASDLPLEGHAANYGVNGSVSGSNNGSNTQNGSSSAPNIARPNLDSGTMDKTEAGGGNGSGSGPSGSGNDMVCQNQLSQREAAVNKFRQKRKERNFGKKVRYQSRKRLAEQQPRVRGQFVRQSGQEDDAGQAADR; encoded by the exons ATGGTGAGCGCCGGTCAAGCTGGCGCGGACGGACCTTCCACCAGTGATATTAGGGGAACGGGAAACGGCGCCTTAGAGAATGGCCATGCCCTCAAGGCAAACGAGGACAAGGAATGGAGGGGCGGCAGCAAGGAAGAGGACTGGCCCAGCACGCACAGTGCGCCGCCAGGCTTGGACGAGCACAAGCAGCAGCAAGGCCGGGTCATCCGCTGGGAGAAGTTCCTGCCGGTGGAGacactaag gGTCTTGCTGGTGGAGAACGATGACTGTACCCGACATGTTGTCCGTGCTCTGCTCCGTAAGTGTGGCTATGAAg TTATCGCTGCTGAGAATGGATTGCATGCATGGCAATATCTTGAAGATGTGCAAAACCGTATTGACCTTGTATTAACTGAGGTCGCCATGCCTTGTCTATGTCTACTCAGTAAGATCACGAGTCACAGTATTTGCAAGGGCATTCCTGTGATCA TGATGTCTAAGAATGACTCGATGAGTACAGTCTTTAGGTGTCTATCAAAGGGAGCAGTTGACTTCTTAGTGAAGCCGATACGGAAGAATGAACTTAAGACCCTTTGGCAGCATATATGGAGGCGATGCCACAGT TCCAGTGGAAGTGAAAGTGGCATCCATACACAAAAATGTTCCAAGCCGAAGGCTGGTGATGAATATGAGAACAACAGTGGCGGCagtcatgatgatgatgacgatgacgatgatgatgctgatgacgacTTTAGTGTTGGGCCCAATGCTAGGGATGGCAGTGATAATGGCAGTGGCACTCAG AGTTCATGGACGAAGCGTGCTGTGGAGATTGATAGCCCACAACTTGTGTCTTCTGATCATCTAGCAGATTCACCTGATAGTACTTGTGCGCAAGTAATTCACCCCAGATCAGAGATAGGCAGCAATAGGTGGTTGCCGACTGCAAATAAAAGGAACATCAATAATCAAAAAGAAAATAATG ATGACTCCATGGGGAAATACTTAGAAATAGGCGCTCCTAGAAATTCAAGTCTTGGGTATCAATCTTCTCCAAATGAGATGTCTGTTAATCCAACAGAAAAACAGCATGAGAATCTCACATGTCAAAACAAGTCAGTAAACAAAATAGTCATCGACAAACCAACTAGTCAAACTGCTGATTTGATTAGTTCAATAGCCAGAAACACAGAATCGAAACAGACTGCTAGAATCACTGATGCACCTGACTGCTCCTCCAAGATGCCAAACGGGAATGAAATGAAAAACGATTCTCCCATCAACATGCCATCCCAAGAGCTGGGTCTGAATATATCGGAAACAACTAGATGTGGAACTGAAATCCATGATGAACGAAGTATTCTGAAAAGATCAAATATCTCAGCATTCACCAG GTACCATACTCCCATGGCTTCCGATCAAGGTGGGGCAGCATTTCGGGGAAGCTGTTCACCTCAAGATAACAGCTCAGAGGCTGTGAAAACGAACTCCACCTGCAAGATGGAGTCAAATTCAGATGCTGCTCAAATAAAGCAGGGCTCAAATGGCAGTAGCAACAACAATGACATGGGCTCCAGTACCAAGAATGCCATCGCAAAGCCTTGTACAGACAGGGAGAGAGTTATGTCACCATCACTTGTTAAATCAAACCAGCAGACTTCAGCATTCCATCCGATGCAGCACCGAGTGTCACCAGCTGACGCAGCACGCAAGGACAAagctgctgaagaaattgccaatGCAGTGAAAGTGGGCCACTCAAGTGAGGCACAGCAAAGCTCTGTGCAGCATCACCATCATGCACACTATTACCGCCATGTTATGGCACAGCAACAGACATTAATTGACCGTGCATCAAACGCCCGGTGTGGTTCATCCAATGCGTCTGATTTACCCCTGGAAGGTCATGCTGCCAACTATGGTGTGAACGGGAGCGTCTCAGGCAGCAATAATGGAAGCAATACGCAAAACGGAAGTAGCTCCGCTCCCAATATTGCAAGGCCAAACCTGGACAGTGGTACCATGGACAAAACTGAGGCTGGCGGTGGCAACGGTAGTGGGAGCGGGCCGAGCGGTAGTGGCAATGACATGGTATGTCAGAATCAGCTCAGCCAACGAGAAGCTGCAGTGAACAAATTCAGGCAGAAGCGGAAAGAGAGGAACTTCGGGAAAAAG GTGCGGTACCAAAGCAGGAAGAGACTTGCCGAGCAGCAGCCACGTGTCCGTGGGCAATTCGTCCGACAGTCTGGACAAGAAGATGACGCAGGCCAAGCAGCAGACAGATGA